In Tenrec ecaudatus isolate mTenEca1 chromosome 9, mTenEca1.hap1, whole genome shotgun sequence, the DNA window AACTCAGAGCCAGACCTccagccaccgagtcaattctgactgagggCGACCCGATAGGGCAGATAATCGACtttcccctgggggtttctgcagCTGTGAATCTTGATGGACCcacgcagcctcatctttctcctaaggagcggctggtggttttgaactgctgatcttggggttatGCTAACCCCAATGCTAAACCCACCATGTCATGGGGGCTCCTGGTCAGGCATAGGGCTAGGATTGTACCCCAGGGCTCTTGAGCCAGTCCCTAGTCCAACCCACCTTTCCTTCTCCCAATTCACCCACAAGCCACACACCATCTCTGGATTCGTCCCTGCCTCATCCCATAGCACCACCCTCCTCCCTGCTACTGTCCCCAAGCCTCACTTAGTCAAGTTCCCTgaagcctcacatgcatgtgtcaTACTTAGTCATGCGTCACACCCCCGCCCACACCACACATGCtgtacacatgcatgcatgtactGCACACTAATATGCACCACACAACACATGTGTGTTTCATGCCTACACATGCATATGTACCACAGACACACGCCGAATCAGAGTTCCAAACTCACCTTGCCCAGAAAAGGGCCTGGTCTACAGCAGTCACCTGTGAGTGCACGTGTGGTCCCCAAAGGGCAACCCGCTGGCCTGCAGAAACCTCTGGAATCACCCGCTGCTGCTTGCTGTCAGGTTGCATGGCCTCCGCTTTCCCAGGCAGTGGGTGCTGGCCCGTCTTTCCCTTCTTGTTATTGGGGGGGCTGAAAGACAGGGGCACATCAAAGCAGACTGCATTCTTCAGGCCCGAAGACCTTAGAGGGTGGGGGGCATGGCTGCTCGGATTTTAGCAGATGGTAAGGGACACCATCTCCGGCTGGACTCCCCAAGGGTCACAGCAGTCAGGTGGCAAGCGCCTGGTGAGTATTTGAGATGGGCTGGAGAGTTCTTCGCAGAGGCAGGTTTGCCCCTCCGTGCTAATTCCAGTCGGAGTGGCCTGGGTCTTCAGAAGTGGAGTGTAAGCATCAGACTTTGTGTCATCAGGTGGTCATTTTGTCCCTGTTGTGGAGCACATTCATTGCTTCGAAACCTTGCCCTTGGGGAAAGCACCCCCTTTTGTCTGCTTCCACCTGCCACCCTCTCTCCTTATTTGCCACGCCTTTGTTCCTCGGGGCAAAATCAGAGCGGGCTGTTACATTGCAGCCTGTCATGGAGACCTCGGCAGAGGGCGGCGACCCCCGCAGcagagaggtgccccagcctccgGCCCACCTGGAGGAGCCCGAGACGCGGGTGGCCCGCAGACGCCTGTCTCAGGCCCGCCACCGGGCCACCCTGACGGGGCTCTTCAACAGCCTCAAGAAAACCGTTTATGCCCAGTCTGACCTCAGCGCCTCGAAGGTATGGGGGCTGGAGTGTAGGGGGAGGAGTCATTTTCCATTGCAGGGGCTGTGGTGCGAGGGGGGGACTGGAGCCGCTTCCctagccctccccccacccccacccccgatccAGGAGACCCCATGGCTCTGTGTCTGCTGCTGCTCTGTGCCAAGTATCAGCGTGACTTCATGAGGCTGGTGTCAGAGGGGACGTCGTGGAGCCGAGGAGAGGCCTGACTGTCCAGCAATGGCTGGACAGTCCACCTCCAGGacactgcccctccactccacAAACCCCACACCCAGGCATATACCCCGTGCCCCGCACATGCCACCACTCATGAACACACACCAATGCCCCACATAGGCCACAGGCCAGaaacacacccccccacacacacataccacacagcATAGACATATAGGCCACATGCCACACATCTCACAGACACCACACACTTGCTATGCAAAATGCACACCCTCCGCACACCAGCGATACCCACACTACATggttacaaacacccacaccccGAACCGCACCCTCTCTTCTCACATGTCCCACACACATTCTGTCCATCACATACAGACACCAGTCCCTCTGTACACACACTCTCCCCACATGCCACACACATACCAACTTCACATGTGACacatcacaaacacacacacacccaacacgcTATCCACCATAAACCCCAACACAGCCTATATCCACTATCCACCACGCACACCTACACCATAGCACACACACTTCACCCCACACACCCCACAtgtaccaaacacacacacaccacactgacTGCACACATCCCATATACCATAAACACACACAGCCATACACGCATCCCATGtgtcacacacaaatgcacatacATGCATACCACACACTGCACATGCCCCCCACACACTTCTTTGCGTGTTAACATGTGAGGAGGCTCTTtgccttgacggctgcttccacggCCGCCGACAACGCACCCCGGACAGACGGTAGGACTCCTTGACAACGGGCGTTCCTCTTGGGTCCTGCGGGTGCTTGCTGGCCCAGCTGACTGTAAAGGCAACATagatgtaaatgtgcttgacacaacagattcCTGAATTGTTaggagagctataagagcccccaataaaattattttttaaataaaaaaaataaaagtcaacATATAAAATAAAGGGGaaacaaaataaaggaaaaggagaaagagagaggattCCGAGCTGCAGCTGACAAGAGCGTTTGGTAAACATGTAGGTCGCATGGACAGTATCAGGCGAGCAAGCAGACACAGTGTGGGTCTACCATAGCTGGCCACCGGGCAGGGGCCCAGTGCGTGGCTTGGAGCAGCCGCGTCCAGTACGTCACCCTCAGGCCTCAGCAACCCCACATGTGCGCATATGCTTCGTTGGCAGCCGCGTGGTGAGAGCGGCTCTCTGGTTTCTGCCTACGTTGTCGTTTGGGCGCGAACCCTTGTCCAAAATACACATGAAATCTCATGCTTTCCACACGGCAGAATGACCTTCTTGTCCTTTCCGAATGTGTCCAAAGGCGCCTGGCCTCAGCCCAGGGAGAGGGCCTTGAGACCGGCCCCCACAGCCCAAGGCCGCCTTCAGCTCTGTCCTTCTCTTTCCTCAGTGGCAGGTTCTGAATAAAGCCAAGAGCCATATTCAGGAGCTGGAACAAACCTTGGATACTTTGCTGAAGCTGAAAGGTAACAGATCACATCTCAGCCCGCCATcccatccccacctccctccccacccctgaggTGGGGAGCTGGCTGGGGCGCCTCTCGAAAATAGAGATGGGGTGGAACCAAGTCAACAAACATGGACTGGGTGCCTGCTGTGTCCCTGGGTGGCATAAGTGGGTTGTGCTCAATTCTAGCCTAGTCAAAAGTTGGCACATCTGACCCACCCAAAGCACCTTGGAAGCACAGTCTGGCAAATTGCTTCCATGGAGAATCTAGCCAAGCAAGCTCTGAAGCAGTTCGGCTCTGTACCGTAATTCTCACCACGCGTCCGAATTGACCGCACAGCAAATGGCTCAGTCAGTGGACAATGAGCTCGGAGAGGGATCCCTGCCATTTCCTGACTTCTGAGAGGTCACTTACCCCCGTCTAGTGTGCTCCCCTCACTCCTGCCGGGAGATGCAGACAGCAGCCtccgggctccccagccctgaacTTGGGCCGCCTCCGGGATCTCCTGTTGAGCCGGAGAGGCAGGAACTACTGGACCAGGTCCTGACGTGGCCGCTCGTCTTCAACTCCCCCATAGACTCCTTCAACCTGGAGGACGGGAATGCAAACACCTTAGAAGAGGTCAAGGAGGAATATGCTAGAAAGTACTCCAGGAACCTCAGGTAAGCACCAGCCAGCGCCAGTCTGGGAGGAGCAGGCTCTTCTCCCTCACAGATGCCCAACCGTGCCGCCTTACAGAGGGATGCCTTGGCCCTCTACCCCTCACGGCTTCTGCATTTGGGGGATACTTATGGTGGGCGCCTCCACCTGGAGATGGTGAGAAAGAACCTCCCtgccccccggccccgccccccgccatgtTTTTTCCACCTTGCTTTTTCACTCAGGATGATTTCTTAGGGATTAACTCCTAtccagggccctggtggcagtgtcAGGTAAGCGTTAGCATGCTAacgacaaggtcggcagttcgaaaccaccaacagctccaggggagaaagacgaagctgtctgccactgtaaagattcacagcctcagaaaaccctgtctagggtggccatgagtcggcatgtactgagtggcaggtggttttatCTCCTGTtgggttagtctggatagactagagaagcaaattatagagacactcatatgtgtatcagaaagaagtttatatacaagagcaattgaatatagaggaaacaccccagcctagtccagatcaagtccacaagcccaatattagcccatatgtccgataccagtctataaattcctcttcagactcaggaaacacatgcaatgacgccaaatgcaggaagatcacaggccagtgggtaggaagtcttgtggatccagtggtgtcgtaagcatctcagcgctggcaggggtctccacgtggctcgtcCAGCACAGGGCaggagcgtagctccatgtgtcttctcagcaggaACATCTCCCATGGAGTCTGCCTGTGCCCcgcctccaacgagctatttatctccttcgggcctccaaatgagatcttcaacctgcgacctgattgacaagctaaactccaccccttcgctctcaatcccctcaaactgacaacagatagcAAAGCTGCCACACCTGTTGATGAAGACATCCTGTGTACAGGCCTCGTGCCACGGGGCTGTCCAGGGAGTACGTCTCTCTCACAGAAGGCCTGCGGGCAGCCCTGCCTCCAGCAAGTGGTCAGCACCATCTCTCCAGCAAGGCGTGCTCACTTCCAGCCTCGGCACCACGAGTTGGTCATTCTGACGGGACTTCCAACTCTCCCCTGATACCATTGCACACTTAACAgactaacaaacaaaacaacagcgaCCCTTCAGGatggggtagagctgtccctgtgggcttgagACTGTCACTGACCCTTCAGGatggggtagagctgtccctgtgggcttgagactgccactgtctgtaaGAGTAGGACCTCCGTCTTTCCCCCTAAGGATTGGCTGGTGATTTCCAGCTGCTGGCCTCCagatggatcacagcccagcgtgtaaccaacCACCAcgcccgccaccagggctcctgagcaaaCTCCGAGCCAAGAGTACACGCACCGTCTGCTCCGGAGACTCAGGTGCCGCCCTTGTGAGACTGGCGTTGCTGCGCTGGTTGAGACCGAGCCCACAGGACCGCCGGGTCCGCCTAGACTGGTCCTGCCTCACAGCGATCGGGACGGCAAGCCGTGCCCACCTGGTGTCGCAGTGCGTAGTCTCCATAAGGGCATTTCTTTGAAGAGCAGAAATCTGCCTTTAAATGTTTCAAACAAAATCATGTATGGCGTTTTTGGTGAAGGCTGACCCAGCAGCGCAGGGTGCACACTTTGGGGACGGCCTTCACCACGGTGAGCCCTCTCTGCTTGCTGTGTCCATTCCGCTTGGAAGTGGTACCCAGTGCCTCGCGGTCCACACTGCTAGCACTCGGCGCCTGCGCGGTGTGCTGTGGCTTTTCGTTTCGTTGGTTTTATTGGGTGTCATTCAGAAGGAAACGGCACTCTAGAATGTGTCGCTCCCCATGTCCATGGCCAGTTTAATTTATAGAAATTCCACTTCTCTCTTCGTTCGATCGCCCTTGTGTTCTGCGACCTCTGACCCCACTGACTGGGTCTCCTCGCCGTTCTGTAGACTCTGCAAACCTAAGGGGGTCGTCGGGGAAGAAAGACGGGTACCCGTCTCCCTTTCCAGTCTGCGGACCGCGGGGTGGCTCTTTGCCTGCCTCCTGGGCAGGCCAGGACCTTCCGCTCTAGAGGGTGGGCTATCAGTGACCATGGTCTTGCTCCTGATCTTACTACCCGGGCATTCTGGCTTTCCCCATCAAGTATGATGTTAGCTGTCGATTTTTGCTTGCTTGAGTGTGTTTATAAGCTTTCCGCCCCCCAAGGCAAAAAACTTAATTTGTAGAAGAGAAGCGGTGAGCGGAAAGGACAGAGAGCGCCCATGCACACACTGcccatcccaccccatcccaccaatCCCTCCCACACTGCACCGCGTCTCCCGCCACTCACGTCTTGCATTGTCGTTGCTAGATGCCTTGCCTTCTGGTAGGGTCCAGCTAACGGCGGCCCTCCGTACCCAGCAGGGCGAAGCGCGGCCGGTCCTGTGCCGCCCTCGCTGCACACTGCGCATGTTCCAGGCGGTCCCTTTGTTTCCTCCTCAGCCTGGACTCCCTCCTGGCTCAGCAGGAAGACTCCTGGTACCTGGTTGAGGCGCTCAAGAAGGATGCTGAGaagagagaggaaggggaagaggaggccccggaggaggaggaggaggaggaggatgaggaggagggagaagaggatgaggaggagggagaagaggatgAGGAAGAGCAGGAACATATGGAGCTCACAGACTCCCAAGGCGTCTTGTCACCAGACCTCTTAGAATTCGAAAGGTGAGCAGCTGCCCAGTGGTCAGCCCAGGACAGGGCCCTCCTGGGGGATGAGGCACAGACTGCAGCCCCAGGGTCCTCACACCTGCCAGAAGCCTGGAGGCTCCtcaatctccccacagaaggcACCCCCGGAGTCGGGGTGGCAGTCAGGCTCAAAAGAGAATCTGGGAGCCCCGTGTGcatggagccctgttggcatcctGGCTGTGACGTGGGCTGGtaaccgcaaggtcggcagtttgaaaccaccagctgcttccccgagggtgggagggaagaggaggctttctactcccatgaaaagtctgggagaccagcaggggcagttctaccctgccccttcACTGGTGGGAGGGGTGTTTATTTGAGGTGCCTTTGCTGGTCCCCCGTCTGTGCTAGATGACTAACCTGAATGTTGAGGGTGCAGACCCCCCCAGGGGTAACAAGGGAGAAATGCTTGGCTGTCTCCTTCCATACTGATCACAAACAAGGAAATTGGTGGTGCCGTCTGTTCCGTAGCAGCACGGGGTCATCATGAGGCAGAGTCAACTCGGGGTGACAAGTCGGAGCGTTTGGGGGAGAGGGGACATGCGGGCTAAAGATCCCCCTCTCCTCCTCGAATCGGGTTCTGGCAGTGGGACTggggggtttgttttggtttttgttttgaagAAAGAGAGTGCGTCAGTGGCTGGCTCagcccttcctccctgccctctcACCCGCCCAGACCCTTCAGTGGCCACGCTGGCCTTGGCTTcggtaaaaataaaacaaacataccCAGTTCCCTCCGACCTGATCTGATGCATGGAGACCTTACAGAGCAGAGCAGCCCTGCGGGGTCTCCTGATCCTcagatctttctcttgaggaacgACTCAGGGATTCCATGCACCCGTCCGCCGGCCAACCACTAGCCaggcttttggttagcagccaagggcttaacaCGGGCAGTCCCCCAAGGCTCCTCGGGCCTGACTTCTCACTCACTAACCTCCAGCAAGTTGATTCCGGCTCACAGGGACCATCAAACAGCAGAGAACtgtcctggggggttctgagtcTGTCCatcttgactggagtagaaagccttctccgtctcccgtggagcagctgctggttacgaactactgacctcgtggttagcagcccccagGTTCACAGCCGCTGGAACACGATGGCTCCTCTTTGAGCCACCCCAAAGCAGGAATTAAAGTCCTGCTGTGTCTGCACATTCCTGGGCTTGCATTTTTCAGATATTTTCCAGTGGGGTGTGAACTGAGCCAGCCCCTCCTGTCATCTCTTGGTCTGTCAGACAGAGCTTCGCAAGGCACTGGGAGATGTGGGGAGGGACCCGAACCCACAGATTGGCTTGATTGGTGGCCTGTAACGTGGCATCTGCTCCCCATGGTACTGAGTGTGGTGAGAGACCCCAGAGCTGGCCCGTCGGGTGGGCAGCAGGACTGGTGtgcagtgggcttcccgtttggAGCCTGGCTTCTAGTTCGAGGGCCAGGCCATTTCTGTTCCAGGTACCTCACCTTCTACAAGCAGACGATGGACCTTCTGACCAGCTATGGGGTCATCTCCTCCTGGGAGGCGGCACTGCCCATCGTCTCTGCGGCCATCTCTCACCTGTGGCAGACCCTCTCAGAGGAGAGGAAGGCCAGTCTGCTGCAGGCCTGGGAGCAGCACAGCAGACTCTCGGGCCTCCCAGAGGCCTGCGGGGAGCCGACCTACACAGAGGGCAGCATGAAAGACAGCGGGGTGGACAGCCAGGGGGCCAGCTGCTCGCTGGTCTCCACCCCAGAGGAGGTACTgagaccctggggtgggggggcaggctgAGTCTGCATCACCCTTGACCTGGAGTCCCCAGGGATTTGCTGAGGGTCCTTCAGCAACTTGGAGGTGCCAGGTGGATTCTGGTGAGGGCGAGAGGTGCCGTCCAGCAGAGGCTGCCTCCTGAGGAGCCTGTGGGTGCCGAGGGAAGCCGCCCCACCAGGTCCCATAGCT includes these proteins:
- the STRA8 gene encoding stimulated by retinoic acid gene 8 protein homolog, whose amino-acid sequence is MGVLVSQWVRLKGQRFEATSSLLETDAAVGFRRLAVSDTHGAVLGSYGSRWAESAACSDGLNKHRSLSFYLQDTKMTAPGAPAPCRPKRGETGKGRRNSVALLGGPGGVLFKPQCHAQKDEDVASGTPIGQRPAFSLAVTRAGAPRLVPGAEARAGSPGDRRCPGCGPRAPSSDARAAAERAVTLQPVMETSAEGGDPRSREVPQPPAHLEEPETRVARRRLSQARHRATLTGLFNSLKKTVYAQSDLSASKWQVLNKAKSHIQELEQTLDTLLKLKDSFNLEDGNANTLEEVKEEYARKYSRNLSLDSLLAQQEDSWYLVEALKKDAEKREEGEEEAPEEEEEEEDEEEGEEDEEEGEEDEEEQEHMELTDSQGVLSPDLLEFERYLTFYKQTMDLLTSYGVISSWEAALPIVSAAISHLWQTLSEERKASLLQAWEQHSRLSGLPEACGEPTYTEGSMKDSGVDSQGASCSLVSTPEEILFEDAFDVANFLDKSEPRSTSSTSSLAASAPAEDTEEKFQLYLEILEFFQSLHWDTTQSKQEADLQMDQETVMLRCLETFDDEDL